The Pongo pygmaeus isolate AG05252 chromosome 18, NHGRI_mPonPyg2-v2.0_pri, whole genome shotgun sequence DNA window CCCACCCGCCCCAAACCCCCGTGCTGGCTGGCACCCACCTTTCCTCATGAAGGGGGAGATGCTGTGGTCCATGAACTCCCGGCGGATGGTGGTGTAGTTGGTCATAGGGTTCTTCTTCATCTCCTTGAACGACGTGTGCTGAACCATGAGGTCCACGGTCTCCTCTGGCAGGGAGCGCCCCACAAACTCCAGGATCTTCCGAATCTCCCTTTTGGGGTTCTGAGCAGCAGAGGGCTCCTCAGTGGAGGCTAGGATTGctaattcaagaaaataaaaggggtCCCCTTCTCTAACCTCAGAGGGGAACTGGCCACTTCCACTTGAAAACCCATAGAGCCAGCTCTTCGACCCCTGGGACCCCAGTCTCTGGGGTAAAATGAATTGCTCTCTGCCCTGTGATCCCATCATGAGCTGGGCTTGGCTCCTATGGGTAAGGACTGGGATGGTCTTCTGTGCCTGTGGCCCTGGGTGACATAACCGTTGGCAAGGAGAAGCAATTGGAATAGATAGCTGATCCGTGGCAAGGGGCCGTGGTTCAGGTCTGTAattcccaagactttgggaggctgaggcaggcggatcacctgagctcaggagatggagaccaacctggccaacatggcacaacacaaaaattagccaggcatggtagtgggcatctgtaatctcagctactcaggaggctgaggcaggagaatcacttgaacctgggagggagggttacactgagctgagatcacaccactgcacgccatcctggacaacagagcaagactgtctcaaaaaaaaagtagctgatcCATGGCCACCCGTGCAGCTGACTCAGGCACAGGAGATGAGAGCTGTGCCGAGCCCGCTGCCACATGGGGCTGCAGTGGGGCCTGGGCCAGGGAGTCAGGATGGGGAATCCGGGCCTGCTGGGGGGCCGCCCAGGGAGGGGGCTGGGTGGCCTTGGCAGGTCcctgtgaagtgcctgctcccaggTGTCACATGGAGGGAAGCATCAAAGGCAGTCTCACCTCCTTCATGTCTTCATAGAAGAGGTAGAGAACAGGGTGGGTGCGGCTCAGCTCCCACCACTCTTGCACGTGGTGGTACCAGGACCCGTAGGACACTGGAGAAGCGGGCAGGGGGCGCCAACACAGGGTTGCTGTGCGTTGTAACCACCACCCCTCAGCTCCAcaccttccttcctcccatcaAACCCACCTTCTCCGGCCATGAACTTCTCCAGGAAGCTGTCCCAGGTCCCGGGCTCAGGGTACACCTTGGCCATGCGGTAGAAGTGATAGTAGGAAACCGCCACATCCTTCGCGTTGCGGGCAACATAGACCACCTGCAGGGGCAGAGGACTCGACCCCAGCACCATCACCACACAGCCCGCCCCAGGCCAGCTCATCTCTTGGATTGGCAAAGGAGGAACCTGAGGCTTAGCGGCTGACTTGCTTGAGATCTCACGGCACAGATAGGGCCAAGCTGGGATCTGAACCCTGCTCAGAAGCAAAAGTCCTGCCTGGTCCCTGAGACCATCATATTCTATAGTAATATAATCTGCATCAATGCGTCACACCCCGATCTGGAGCAAGGCATGCTCCACCAGGCGTGATCCCACCACCACCAAATTTTGTGGGCTTGTGAGGACACACCCTCTACTTTCTTAGGTCTACACGGAAGAGTCTCATGTTTTTGGTCATCAGAGCAAAAGGGAGACAGTCCCCCCCGCGGAAGATGAGACAAGCCTGGAGGAAGTGAGGCGGCTCTCCCAGAAGAACAGGACCAAAGCTGGGCTGAGCCAGGGCCTCCTTCCCGGGATTCACATGCCCCACACCTGgacctttgcttttttctttttgttgtgggtttttttgttttgttgttgttgttgttgttttgagactctatgtctcaaaaaaaagagaaaaaagacctTGGGCTTttttcctgttgcccaggttggagtgcactggagtgataatagctcactgcaacgttgacctcccaggctcaagcaatcctccaaccttagacttttgagtagctgggactatagcactatgccaccatgccctgctgattatttgcattttttatagagatggagtctccccatgtttcctgggctggtctggaactcctgcgctcaagcgatccacccaccttggcctcccaaagtgctggcattacagcagtgagccaccCAGGTGgcaaactttttaatatttatttgttttgtttgaaacaaagtctcgttgtgtctcccaggctggagtgcagtggcacaatctcggctcactgcaaccaccgcctcccaggtgcaagctattctcctgcctcagcctcccgagtagctgggattacaggcgcctgccccaacgcctggctaatttttgtatttttagtagagatggggtttctccatgttggccaggcagatctcaaactcctgacctcgggtgatctgcccacctcgacctcccaaagtgctggtattacaggcgtgagccacaacaggcccagccccctgccacctgccgcttttttttttttttttttttttttttgagacagagttttgctctgtttcccaggctgcagtgcaatggtgagGTCTCGgctgactacaacctctgcctcccagcttcaaggaattctcctgcttcagcctcccaagtagcagggattacagatgcctgccaccatgcccggctaatttttttgtatttttagtagagagggggttttgccacgttggccaggctgatctcaaactcctagtctcaggtgatctgcctgcctcagcctcttcaagtgctggaattacaggtttgagccactgcaccggtgGGACACTCTTTctattcttcatcttttttttgagacagtgtttctctgtcacccagtctggagtgcactggtatgatcatagctcactgtagccttaaactcctaggctcagatgatcctcccacctcagcctcctgagtagctggtactacaggcacacaccactatgcatagctaatttttttttttttggaagagactCATCtggaacttctggcttcaagggatcttcccacctcagcctcccaaagtactgagattgtGGATGTGaaacactgtgcccagcctcacctTGACCTTCTGATCCAACAGAGTCTGGGGGAGCAGAGCCAGGGGCAGGTGTGTCTTCAGGAGTCGTGGCGCCAGTGTGTCTTTCAGAGTCTCCATCCCTGAGCAGTGGATCAGAGAAGGTCTGGTGAGCTGAAGCCCCAGCCCTGTCTTCCTCCACTCCCCTTGCACCCAGGACACACTCACACACCTGAGGGAATCCCTGGGACTTTGAACTCAAGGAAGGGCACCCGCCTGAAGATGGGAGCTCGGTGACACTTCTCCAGGTCACCACCCTGGTAGATCATGTCCAGAATCTGGCTCACCCAGGTGGTGCCTGGAGAAGAAGGGAGATGGGAGGTGAGCAGGCTGAGGGCATGACCTCACTGGCCAAGCTGGGGACTGCCGCCTGGGAGAGGGTGGGTGGCCCTCCTCACCTACCGGACTTGGGGTAGGTGCTGATGAGCAGGTCATCGGGCTGGGCCCGGAAGCTCTGCAAGGGTCCCAGTGCCTCTGCAAAGTATTTGATGAGCGGGACCCCCTTCACGTACTCCAGTGGCGGGCGAGAGATGTCCTGGATCAGCTCCATGTTCCTGCGTCAGGGGCCAGAGCCAGGCCCATTCCCTTAACACCATCACAACAGCAAGAAAGCGGAATTCTTGCTTTCAGGGAAGTCACTGAGgcctagggaggctgagtgaCTTGCTCGTGCTCACAAAGCCAGTCAGTGGCGGGGCTGGGGCTGAAAACCAGGTCGGGCTCTAATGCGGTGGTTCCCCAGCCTGGCTGCACCTTTCATTCTCCTGCAGAGCTGTTCAAAATCCCAGGGCCTGGGCCATGGTGCAGACCAGTGAAAGCACCCTCGTGGGGCAGGAGGCCCAGATATCAGGGTGTGTGAAGGTCTCCAGGAGAGTCCAGCTGCACTGAGGAAGCTCTAGGACCTGCCTGTGCTGTCTCCCTGCCAGCCAGCACCCTTTGTCTCACCATTTCCTGCCGTGACCCCCAGCTTCCACCCAGTGGGCTCCTCTCCCCGATGCTCCCCTCCTTGAGCCCCTCGGCCCCTCACATGTGGCAACTCCTAGGCTGGCCGGgcctgtgatccacctgcccggCCACAGTCCATCTGGGCTCCAGGACAAACACAGCCCATTGAGCAACTGAGCTGGTATTGGGGGCCAGAGCCTGGTGTGGGAATGAGCAAAACTGTGATGACTCAGCAAAAGGAGGATCCTGGGCAGGGTgactcccgcctgtaatcccagaccctagggaggctgaggccagaagttggagaccaatTTGGGCAGAAttggaagaccccatctctaaaaatcttttaaaaatactttttaaaactatcCAGGCAGGATGGTGAGGgtctgtagtcatagctactgaggcaggagaatcacttgagcccaggaattcaaggctgcagtggccaggatcccacagcactccagcctgggtgacagcaaggcCTACCTGGCCTccccggaaaaaaaaaaaggaagggagggggatTCACGCCGGCCGGGGTTGTCTGAAATGGGATATCCATGGGGAAAGGGCAGGGATGGCAGAGGCCTCGGCTTCTGGAATGTTGGAGCCAGAAGCTGAGCAGGGTGAGGGCGCCCTGGGCCATTCCAGTGTGTCACTCACCTGAGCTCTCGGGAACCTGGCCTTGTGCCCTCCTCGCCCGTAGTGGGTGAGTGTGGGTGCAGTGTGGGGAATGCAGGGGTGTTGTCTGTGCTGAGGGTTTCTTAGGTCCAGTGTGGGAGGGATCTGGAGCCAGGGACGGACTTAGATTTGCTTCCGGAAGgaaggggtggggttgggggtgggggagcttcTCCATTACCCTCCTTAGTTTGCCAGCTAGAGACAAGCTTAAAGTGATCTCCAAAGCCATGACTGGGTTTGGTGTAtagaaaacagaagaatgaaaGGAGAAAGGGCCCAACAGTGGgtttgtttttgtgggttttttttttttttttttttttttgagctgtcATGGGGCTCCTGACCTGCCCCTGAACTCCAACAGACAAGCTTTCTCTAATTGACCCAGGCAAGAGAGGGGAGGGATTGGAGGAGAAAGATGGGATAGGCAGGCCTGGGAAAGGTCACCTACCTGCTGGCTCCAGGCCAGTCTTGAAGGCGCCAGGGGTTCTGGCCCAGTGCAGCCCACAGGCCTCCAGCAGCCCGTGCACTCCAGGCTCTGACCACAAGGCCAGTCTGGAGGGATGTGTGTGGGCAGAGTGAAGGGGCAGGGGTGGAGCAGAGCATGGATGCATAGAACAAGAAAGAACAAGGACACTGCAGTCCCATTGCCCTGGGAGCCAGCCCCAGCTTCATGGCTCCCTGGGGACCTCACAGAGCATCGATAGAAGATCCTAGAAGAACCACAGCCCCTGGCAGGTACTTTTCTTTCCATGGGTTTTAAAGAGGCTCCACAGACGGAGGCTTCACAGACAGAGGCCAGAGGAGGTTGAGGCTTGGAAGCCACAGGGCCCTGTGGAAGCAGGGCATCCCCCCACCCTCCTCGTTCTTTGTCCTCACTATTTAAAGTCTAGGATCAAGCTGGGCATGAGACGGGTAAACAACCATCTGAGTAAAGGTGAGTCTCCCAAGCCTTCCCAGAGTTGCGTGAGCTCAGAGGCAAGCAGGGAAAGCTGAGACATGGGGTTTCCAGGCAGAGGAGAGGCTGCTTCCCTGCCAGGGCCACaggcctctcctccctcctctgggcCCCTGGTGAATCCCCATGACTGGCAGGTCCTCAGGCTACTAGCTCCGCCCCTGCCCTCAGCAACCTTCAGGAGGCCCTCTTGACTCAGACTTTGCATTGCACTCTAGTAAAAACCAGCCTGAACAGCAGGGGGTGGCACAGAAAAGAGGCAAGAATGTGAGATTTATAGAGTGGTAGCAAGAGAATAGAAAATCCCAGGCAGCAGTTTCACATGACCAGAAGAAGGAAACTTGAAATAGCTGCATGTGCCAAGGGCCAATAAGTCCCTGAAAAATAGGATGAGGACCAAGCTGGCTACGACCAACCAGACACAACATGGCGCTGTATTTGATGTAGGTTTCACCTAGGATCTTATTGTATGATCAGTAACGTATGAAACCATACACCCACCAGTGCCAAGACGGCTCCAGGAACACCTGTATTTGGGTGTAAATTGTGGCACCACGGTCTTGAGAAATCTTTACCTTTTCCTGGAACCTTCATGAATATATACCCCTCTTTAGTTAAAGAAGCCCATAAAGGTCAGCCCCAAACCTTGTAGGGCATGAACACTCTCTTGAGGACCCCCACATTCCTCTTCTTGAATGAGTCCTTTCGCTTTGCCAAAAGTCTCCCTACGTTCATGACTTTCTGACTCGTCCTTAAATTATTTCTGGCAAAGGTGTCAACAGCCCGGATACTGATCGAGGTCGATATCCCACTGGTCTTTGAGGACCTCCCCTAGGCCACCGGTATCTGGCGGGGGTTAGGGACACTGAGGATCAGGCTCCAGCAGGGCTGTCCACTGTGCCTGCAGAGGCAAGAAGGTTGGTCACAGGCAGCCCAGGGCAGGGAGTGGGGTAGGGAGGCTGGGGCCAAGGCCCACTCACGTCTTCTAATTCCAAGTCTTCTAGTATTTCCTCCGTGCTCATCCGGCACAGCCAGATCAGGTCACCCAAAGCAGTGACACCTCACAGC harbors:
- the LOC129015832 gene encoding sulfotransferase 1A2 isoform X3; translation: MELIQDISRPPLEYVKGVPLIKYFAEALGPLQSFRAQPDDLLISTYPKSGMETLKDTLAPRLLKTHLPLALLPQTLLDQKVKVVYVARNAKDVAVSYYHFYRMAKVYPEPGTWDSFLEKFMAGEVSYGSWYHHVQEWWELSRTHPVLYLFYEDMKENPKREIRKILEFVGRSLPEETVDLMVQHTSFKEMKKNPMTNYTTIRREFMDHSISPFMRKGMAGDWKTTFTVAQNERFDADYAEKMAGCSLSFRSEL
- the LOC129015832 gene encoding sulfotransferase 1A2 isoform X2, producing the protein MELIQDISRPPLEYVKGVPLIKYFAEALGPLQSFRAQPDDLLISTYPKSGTTWVSQILDMIYQGGDLEKCHRAPIFRRVPFLEFKVPGIPSGMETLKDTLAPRLLKTHLPLALLPQTLLDQKVKVVYVARNAKDVAVSYYHFYRMAKVYPEPGTWDSFLEKFMAGEAILASTEEPSAAQNPKREIRKILEFVGRSLPEETVDLMVQHTSFKEMKKNPMTNYTTIRREFMDHSISPFMRKGMAGDWKTTFTVAQNERFDADYAEKMAGCSLSFRSEL
- the LOC129015832 gene encoding sulfotransferase 1A2 isoform X1, whose product is MELIQDISRPPLEYVKGVPLIKYFAEALGPLQSFRAQPDDLLISTYPKSGTTWVSQILDMIYQGGDLEKCHRAPIFRRVPFLEFKVPGIPSGMETLKDTLAPRLLKTHLPLALLPQTLLDQKVKVVYVARNAKDVAVSYYHFYRMAKVYPEPGTWDSFLEKFMAGEVSYGSWYHHVQEWWELSRTHPVLYLFYEDMKENPKREIRKILEFVGRSLPEETVDLMVQHTSFKEMKKNPMTNYTTIRREFMDHSISPFMRKGMAGDWKTTFTVAQNERFDADYAEKMAGCSLSFRSEL
- the LOC129015832 gene encoding sulfotransferase 1A2 isoform X4 — encoded protein: MELIQDISRPPLEYVKGVPLIKYFAEALGPLQSFRAQPDDLLISTYPKSGTTWVSQILDMIYQGGDLEKCHRAPIFRRVPFLEFKVPGIPSGMETLKDTLAPRLLKTHLPLALLPQTLLDQKVKVVYVARNAKDVAVSYYHFYRMAKVYPEPGTWDSFLEKFMAGEEPQKGDSEDPGVCGALPARGDRGPHGSAHVVQGDEEEPYDQLHHHPPGVHGPQHLPLHEERHGWGLEDHLHRGAE
- the LOC129015832 gene encoding sulfotransferase 1A2 isoform X5 produces the protein MELIQDISRPPLEYVKGVPLIKYFAEALGPLQSFRAQPDDLLISTYPKSGTTWVSQILDMIYQGGDLEKCHRAPIFRRVPFLEFKVPGIPSGMETLKDTLAPRLLKTHLPLALLPQTLLDQKVKNPKREIRKILEFVGRSLPEETVDLMVQHTSFKEMKKNPMTNYTTIRREFMDHSISPFMRKGMAGDWKTTFTVAQNERFDADYAEKMAGCSLSFRSEL